The Longimicrobiaceae bacterium sequence GAGATGGACCGGCTCCGCGAGGAGATCGAGGCGGTCGACAGATCGATCATCGAGCTGATCGCGCGCCGCGTCGAGCTCGCCCGCGAGATTGGACGCGCCAAACGAGCCGCCGGCCTCCCCACCCTCGATCCCGCACGCGAGGCGGCGGTGGTGCGCCGGGCGGGGCAGATCGCGCGCGAGGTGGGGATCGAGGACGAGGACGTGCGCTACATCTTCTGGCACCTCATCGGCCTCGCGCGACGGGCGCAGAACGAAGTCTGACCGCGGGGTTTCCGCTGTGGAAGCCTGGCAACGTCCGAGTTGCCAGCCCACTGTCCCGGGGCTAGGTTACCGCGCACCAGTAGGATGCGCCCCTGGCCCCGTGATTGCGGCGGTCATGAGGCTCCATGGCCGGAATAGTATCCGCTCCGCCGGATTCTGATATATGAGTAGCAGCCAAACTCCGCCTCGCGTCCCCTACGGCTACGCGCCGGAAGGCAAGGACAACGGGGTGGTCAAGAGCAAGGGCAAGCCCACGCTTCACCTGGCGGAGGGCCAAGCAGGGGTCCCCCTGCGCGCGCGCAAGCCGGAATGGCTGAAGGTGCGCGCCCCGGGTGGCCCGAACTACCTGCGCCTGCAGAAGATGATGCGGGATCAGCGCCTCCACACCGTGTGCGAGGAGGCGCACTGCCCGAACATCGGCGAATGCTGGGAGTCGGGAACCGCCACCTTCATGATCCTGGGCGACGTCTGCACCCGCGCGTGCAAGTATTGCGCGGTGGCTCACGGCATGCCCACCGAGCTGGACCTCGACGAGCCTCGCCGGGTCGCCGACTCGGTCGTCGCGATGGGTCTCGAGCACGCCGTCATCACCTCCGTCAACCGCGACGAACTGCGCGACGGCGGGGCGAGCATCTATGCCGCCACGATCCGGGAAATCCACGCACGGGTGCCGGGTTGCTCGGTCGAGGTGCTGATCCCCGACTTCAAGGGGAACGAGGACGCCCTGCGGCTGGTGGTGGAGGCGAAGCCGGAGATCCTCGCCCACAACGTGGACACCGTCGAGCGGTTGATGCGCGCGATAC is a genomic window containing:
- a CDS encoding chorismate mutase, with product MAGEEMDRLREEIEAVDRSIIELIARRVELAREIGRAKRAAGLPTLDPAREAAVVRRAGQIAREVGIEDEDVRYIFWHLIGLARRAQNEV
- the lipA gene encoding lipoyl synthase, with product MSSSQTPPRVPYGYAPEGKDNGVVKSKGKPTLHLAEGQAGVPLRARKPEWLKVRAPGGPNYLRLQKMMRDQRLHTVCEEAHCPNIGECWESGTATFMILGDVCTRACKYCAVAHGMPTELDLDEPRRVADSVVAMGLEHAVITSVNRDELRDGGASIYAATIREIHARVPGCSVEVLIPDFKGNEDALRLVVEAKPEILAHNVDTVERLMRAIRPGGRYWRSISILGAVKRMDPSMLTKSAIILGMGETEEEIYATMRDLREASVDILTLGQYLRPSEHHIPLDRWVTPEEFRRWKEIGEKELGFAHVESGPLVRSSYHAKEQARQTVAGGVGRITEILEADVDGEVEIDPVEAEARRHLASNAAPPRLVQIGGL